A region from the Ciconia boyciana chromosome 1, ASM3463844v1, whole genome shotgun sequence genome encodes:
- the NHS gene encoding actin remodeling regulator NHS isoform X1: MPFAKRTVEPQRLCRRQPAASVLEESWGAEPPPPPRDAPPEEPGTAGEGAEAAGGGEREAAAVLMVLDLCSVSNVALSRILRQLSDVARHACTLFQEVEADIQGTHRRVRALHGRIAGLQGAVRGLDPKQEAVPVSNLDAESKLSVYYRAPWHQQRNIFLPSTRPPCVEELHHHAKQHLRALRREHRSRGDNREQKVQGPITVVAPPFPPFPAISSQKRQAIKDRHLLRFNSTRSPSPIECCHMTPWSRKSHPPEDEDTDVMLGQRPKNPIHNIPSTLDKQTNWSKALPLPTPEEKMKQDAQVISSCIIPINVTGVGFDREASIRCSLVHSQSVLQRRRKLRRRKTISGIPRRVQQEIDSDESPVARERNVIVHANPDFSGSGSRRSGTRDSECQTEEILIAAPSRRRIRAQRGQSIVASLSHSAGNILVLADNGDAVFAAAVSNRIRSRSLPREGARASEGHQDATTKSAGYEAERFLAGQERIPKKGKEVLSKQGSQERQPIGLTCPQHLHSPEHSIGERGRSRLSRMADSGSCEISSNSDTFGSPIHSISTAGVLLSSHMDQKDDHQSSSGNWSGSSSTCPSQTSETIPPAASPPLTGSSHCDSELSLNTAPNANEDSSVFITEQFGDHADKVRGHRASSFTSTVADLLDDPNNSNTSDSEWNYLHHHHDASCRQDFSPERPKADSLGCPSFTSMATYDSFLEKTPSDKADTSSHFSVDTEGYYTSMHFDCGLKGNKSYICNYAAASSESGQTGSVTSSLADCTWQECVSHRRQGRQSISLKKPKAKPAPPKRSSSLRKSEGSTDLPDKKEPKIGSGQHVSHTAREMKLPLEFSNMPSRVEGPNLPAKQELPWANQGDGGLKDTPFDTADIPSFKDEGAEQPHYADLWLLNDLKSSDPYRSLSNSSTATGTTVIECIKSPESSESQTSQSGSRATTPSLPSVDNEFKLASPEKLAGLASPSSGYSSQSETPTSSFPTAFFSGPLSPGGSKRKPKVPERKSSLQQPLSKDGTASVSKDLELPIIPPTHLDLSALHNVLSKPFAHRHQLHAFSHSKQSAVGEALHPSPPSALAITPSVLKSVHLRAVNKPEGGKQKGSAPDLLCIQETALMATDISPGKARPLLAKKPVSRQYSTEEAIMSYIDASPAEGGPGKPPLEKSSSFSGQNSCERDAVTSASVGLVEIKPGKDQTHLAAECLPESALNQTCAVSTDGLQKGSAVLTGDDEAKKPGQGAETEHDLQQAQAQRELSAGGEGRLEAGPAGESPGQAEGAAVGDQLKHQPDVSHHVPGNIGYEAETAAANSLGEASCKQENNIVSGIPTKSASDDGRADEMAGGMDEPSLKESSPSDESIVSPLSEELQADAEDVFVSPNKPRTTEDLFAVIHRSKRKVLGRKDSGDLSIRNKLRASSGTSSQPPTSSTLPASNVPPAGSVGTPISSQRSPGLIYRNAKKSNTSNEEFKLLLLKKGSRSDSSYRMSATEILKSPILPKSPGELTADAPQSLEESPPAVSPDALSPLSPCSPRVNTEGFSSKSFPMSASSRVGRSRAPPAASSSRYSVRCRLYNTPMQAISEGETENSDGSPHDDRSSQSST; the protein is encoded by the exons CTGTCTCCAACCTGGATGCAGAGAGCAAACTGAGTGTCTATTACCGAGCACCTTGGCATCAGCAAAGAAAcatcttcctcccctccaccaGACCTCCGTGCGTGGAGGAGCTGCACCACCACGCCAAGCAGCACCTGCGAGCCTTGCGCAGAG AACATCGAAGCCGAGGTGATAACAGAGAGCAAAAAGTCCAAGGCCCCATCACTGTGGTGgctcccccctttcctcccttccccgcAATCTCCAGTCAAAAGAGGCAAGCGATAAAGGACCGGCACTTGCTACGA TTTAACAGCACCCGTTCGCCCTCCCCAATTGAGTGTTGCCACATGACACCCTGGAGTAGAAAG TCCCATCCACCAGAGGACGAAGATACAGATGTCATGTTAGGGCAGAGGCCGAAAAATCCAATACATAATATCCCTTCTACACTGGATAAACAAACCAATTGGAGTAAAGCACTACCTCTCCCAACtccagaggagaaaatgaaacaagatgCCCAAGTGATTTCTTCTTGCATTATCCCCATCAATGTCACTG GAGTTGGTTTTGACAGAGAGGCTAGTATACGCTGCTCTCTTGTTCATTCACAATCTGTACTACAGCGGAGACGAAagttgaggaggaggaaaaccatCTCTGGCATCCCCAGAAGAGTGCAACAAGAAATAG ATTCAGACGAGTCGCCGGTGGCAAGAGAGCGCAATGTGATTGTGCATGCAAACCCAGACTTCTCCGGCTCCGGCAGCAGGAGGTCGGGGACCCGGGACTCAGAGTGCCAGACAGAAGAAATCCTGATAGCTGCTCCCTCCCGGCGGCGAATCCGCGCCCAGAGGGGGCAGAGCATCGTCGCCTCCCTCTCCCACTCTGCCGGCAACATCTTGGTGCTGGCGGACAACGGGGATGCCGTCTTCGCTGCCGCTGTAAGCAACCGCATCCGCTCGCGGAGCCTTCCTCGCGAGGGTGCCCGGGCCAGCGAGGGCCATCAGGATGCCACCACCAAGAGTGCAGGGTACGAAGCGGAGCGCTTCCTAGCTGGCCAGGAGAGAATCCCgaaaaaggggaaggaggtcTTGAGCAAGCAGGGTTCACAAGAGCGCCAGCCCATCGGTTTAACTTGTCCTCAGCACCTGCACAGCCCCGAACACAGCATCGGCGAGAGGGGGAGATCGCGGCTGTCAAGGATGGCCGATTCGGGCAGCTGCGAGATTTCGTCCAACTCGGACACCTTTGGGAGCCCCATTCACTCTATCTCCACGGCAGGAGTCCTGCTCAGCAGCCACATGGACCAGAAAGATGACCACCAGTCCTCCAGTGGCAACTGGAGTGGGAGCAGCTCCACGTGTCCCTCCCAGACGTCCGAAACcattcctcctgctgcctctcctcccctgaCGGGCTCTTCACACTGTGACTCCGAGCTGTCGCTCAACACCGCTCCCAATGCCAACGAGGACTCCAGCGTCTTCATCACAGAGCAGTTTGGTGACCATGCAGACAAGGTCAGGGGCCACAGGGCAAGCTCCTTCACCTCCACCGTGGCAGATTTACTGGATGACCCCAACAACAGCAACACGAGCGACAGCGAGTGGAACTACCTGCACCATCACCACGACGCCTCCTGTCGCCAGGACTTCAGCCCCGAGCGCCCAAAGGCCGACAGCCTGGGATGCCCCAGCTTCACCAGCATGGCCACCTACGACAGCTTCCTCGAAAAGACCCCCTCTGACAAGGCAGACACTAGCTCACACTTTTCTGTGGATACCGAAGGATACTATACCTCCATGCACTTTGACTGCGGTCTCAAGGGTAATAAAAGCTATATTTGCAACTATGCAGCTGCGAGCTCTGAGAGCGGCCAGACCGGGAGCGTGACCTCCAGCCTGGCTGACTGCACCTGGCAGGAGTGCGTGAGCCACAGGAGGCAGGGACGGCAGAGCATCTCACTGAAGAAACCAAAGGCAAAGCCAGCCCCACCAAAACGCAGCTCGTCTTTGAGGAAATCGGAGGGCAGCACCGACCTTCCTGACAAGAAAGAACCAAAGATCGGCAGCGGGCAGCACGTCTCTCACACCGCCAGGGAGATGAAGCTGCCCCTTGAGTTTTCAAACATGCCTTCCCGAGTGGAAGGCCCCAACCTGCCAGCCAAGCAGGAGCTCCCCTGGGCGAACCAGGGTGATGGCGGGTTAAAGGACACTCCATTTGACACCGCTGACATCCCCTCCTTTAAAGATGAAGGTGCTGAACAACCTCACTATGCAGACCTCTGGCTTCTGAACGACTTGAAATCCAGCGATCCTTACAGGTCCTTGTCCAATTCGAGCACTGCTACGGGTACTACAGTCATAGAGTGCATCAAGTCACCGGAGAGCTCCGAATCCCAGACGTCCCAGTCTGGCTCACGAGCCAccaccccatccctcccttcGGTCGATAACGAGTTTAAGCTGGCCTCCCCCGAGAAGCTGGCAGGGTTAGCCTCGCCCTCCAGCGGGTACTCCAGCCAGTCGGAGACGCCCACCTCGTCTTTTCCGACCGCTTTCTTTTCGGGACCCTTGTCTCCAGGGGGGAGCAAGAGGAAGCCGAAAGTACCGGAGAGGAAGTCGTCGCTGCAGCAGCCGCTCTCGAAAGATGGCACCGCCTCGGTGAGCAAAGACCTCGAACTTCCGATTATACCTCCTACTCACCTCGACCTAAGTGCTCTTCACAATGTCCTGAGCAAGCCCTTCGCTCACAGGCACCAGCTGCATGCCTTCAGCCACAGCAAGCAGAGCGCGGTCGGGGAAGCCCTGCATCCcagccctccctctgccctcGCCATCACGCCCTCCGTTCTCAAGTCTGTCCACCTCCGGGCAGTCAACAAGCCTGAAGGAGGGAAACAGAAGGGCAGCGCCCCAGACCTGCTCTGCATACAGGAGACCGCCTTGATGGCGACCGACATTTCTCCGGGCAAAGCGAGGCCGCTCTTAGCTAAGAAACCAGTGTCGCGCCAGTACTCCACGGAGGAGGCCATAATGTCGTACATTGACGCCTCCCCAGCAGAAGGGGGCCCCGGAAAGCCGCCTTTAGAGAAAAGCTCCTCTTTCAGCGGGCAGAATAGCTGTGAGCGAGACGCTGTAACTTCAGCAAGCGTGGGTCTGGTTGAAATCAAACCCGGGAAGGACCAAACACACCTGGCCGCTGAGTGCTTGCCAGAAAGTGCTCTAAATCAGACGTGTGCCGTCTCCACGGACGGGCTTCAGAAGGGCTCAGCTGTCCTCACAGGTGACGACGAAGCAAAAAAACCCGGCCAGGGAGCAGAAACAGAGCACGACCTTCAGCAAGCGCAGGCTCAGCGAGAGCTCTCCGCAGGTGGCGAGGGGAGGCTGGAAGCGGGGCCTGCAGGCGAAAGCCCAGGTCAGGCTGAGGGAGCGGCCGTCGGCGATCAGCTTAAGCACCAACCTGATGTAAGCCACCATGTGCCTGGGAATATCGGCTACGAAGCAGAGACGGCAGCAGCAAATTCACTTGGCGAAGCGAGTTGCAAGCAGGAAAACAATATCGTATCAGGTATCCCAACCAAAAGTGCCTCTGATGACGGCAGGGCGGATGAGATGGCGGGCGGCATGGACGAGCCTTCGCTGAAAG AGTCTTCTCCAAGCGACGAGTCCATCGTGTCTCCGCTGAGTGAGGAGTTGCAGGCTGATGCTGAGGATGTCTTTGTGTCTCCAAACAAACCCCGCACTACGGAGGATCTGTTTGCAGTCATTCACAG ATCAAAAAGGAAAGTTCTCGGGAGAAAGGATTCTGGAGACCTTTCCATAAGAAACAAATTGAGAGCTTCGTCTGGGACTAGCAGCCAgccccccaccagcagcacgCTGCCTGCCAGCAACGTGCCACCGGCCGGCAGTGTGGGCACTCCCATCAGCAGTCAGAGGTCTCCCGGGCTCATATACAGGAATGCCAAAAAGTCCAACACATCCAATGAGGAGTTTAAACTACTGCTCCTTAAAAAGGGCAGCCGATCCGATTCCAGCTACAGGATGTCCGCCACGGAAATTCTGAAAAGTCCTATTTTGCCCAAGTCTCCCGGAGAGCTGACGGCGGATGCCCCTCAAAGTTTAGAGGAGTCTCCCCCTGCGGTGAGCCCCGATGCATTGTCCCcgctctccccctgctcccccagggTCAACACAGAAGGATTCTCCTCCAAGAGCTTTCCCATGTCAGCGTCTTCGAGAGTGGGGCGCTCCCGGGCGCCTccggcagccagcagcagccggtACAGCGTGCGCTGCAGGCTGTACAACACGCCGATGCAGGCCATCTCCGAAGGAGAGACGGAGAACTCGGACGGCAGCCCCCATGATGACCGGTCTTCTCAGAGCTCAACGTAG
- the NHS gene encoding actin remodeling regulator NHS isoform X2, producing the protein MPFAKRTVEPQRLCRRQPAASVLEESWGAEPPPPPRDAPPEEPGTAGEGAEAAGGGEREAAAVLMVLDLCSVSNVALSRILRQLSDVARHACTLFQEVEADIQGTHRRVRALHGRIAGLQGAVRGLDPKQEAVPVSNLDAESKLSVYYRAPWHQQRNIFLPSTRPPCVEELHHHAKQHLRALRREHRSRGDNREQKVQGPITVVAPPFPPFPAISSQKRQAIKDRHLLRFNSTRSPSPIECCHMTPWSRKSHPPEDEDTDVMLGQRPKNPIHNIPSTLDKQTNWSKALPLPTPEEKMKQDAQVISSCIIPINVTGVGFDREASIRCSLVHSQSVLQRRRKLRRRKTISGIPRRVQQEIDSDESPVARERNVIVHANPDFSGSGSRRSGTRDSECQTEEILIAAPSRRRIRAQRGQSIVASLSHSAGNILVLADNGDAVFAAAVSNRIRSRSLPREGARASEGHQDATTKSAGYEAERFLAGQERIPKKGKEVLSKQGSQERQPIGLTCPQHLHSPEHSIGERGRSRLSRMADSGSCEISSNSDTFGSPIHSISTAGVLLSSHMDQKDDHQSSSGNWSGSSSTCPSQTSETIPPAASPPLTGSSHCDSELSLNTAPNANEDSSVFITEQFGDHADKVRGHRASSFTSTVADLLDDPNNSNTSDSEWNYLHHHHDASCRQDFSPERPKADSLGCPSFTSMATYDSFLEKTPSDKADTSSHFSVDTEGYYTSMHFDCGLKGNKSYICNYAAASSESGQTGSVTSSLADCTWQECVSHRRQGRQSISLKKPKAKPAPPKRSSSLRKSEGSTDLPDKKEPKIGSGQHVSHTAREMKLPLEFSNMPSRVEGPNLPAKQELPWANQGDGGLKDTPFDTADIPSFKDEGAEQPHYADLWLLNDLKSSDPYRSLSNSSTATGTTVIECIKSPESSESQTSQSGSRATTPSLPSVDNEFKLASPEKLAGLASPSSGYSSQSETPTSSFPTAFFSGPLSPGGSKRKPKVPERKSSLQQPLSKDGTASVSKDLELPIIPPTHLDLSALHNVLSKPFAHRHQLHAFSHSKQSAVGEALHPSPPSALAITPSVLKSVHLRAVNKPEGGKQKGSAPDLLCIQETALMATDISPGKARPLLAKKPVSRQYSTEEAIMSYIDASPAEGGPGKPPLEKSSSFSGQNSCERDAVTSASVGLVEIKPGKDQTHLAAECLPESALNQTCAVSTDGLQKGSAVLTGDDEAKKPGQGAETEHDLQQAQAQRELSAGGEGRLEAGPAGESPGQAEGAAVGDQLKHQPDVSHHVPGNIGYEAETAAANSLGEASCKQENNIVSGIPTKSASDDGRADEMAGGMDEPSLKESSPSDESIVSPLSEELQADAEDVFVSPNKPRTTEDLFAVIHRSKRKVLGRKDSGDLSIRNKLRASSGTSSQPPTSSTLPASNVPPAGSVGTPISSQRSPGLIYRNAKKSNTSNEEFKLLLLKKGSRSDSSYRMSATEILKSPILPKSPGELTADAPQSLEESPPAFIFSRLKPKQREILNLL; encoded by the exons CTGTCTCCAACCTGGATGCAGAGAGCAAACTGAGTGTCTATTACCGAGCACCTTGGCATCAGCAAAGAAAcatcttcctcccctccaccaGACCTCCGTGCGTGGAGGAGCTGCACCACCACGCCAAGCAGCACCTGCGAGCCTTGCGCAGAG AACATCGAAGCCGAGGTGATAACAGAGAGCAAAAAGTCCAAGGCCCCATCACTGTGGTGgctcccccctttcctcccttccccgcAATCTCCAGTCAAAAGAGGCAAGCGATAAAGGACCGGCACTTGCTACGA TTTAACAGCACCCGTTCGCCCTCCCCAATTGAGTGTTGCCACATGACACCCTGGAGTAGAAAG TCCCATCCACCAGAGGACGAAGATACAGATGTCATGTTAGGGCAGAGGCCGAAAAATCCAATACATAATATCCCTTCTACACTGGATAAACAAACCAATTGGAGTAAAGCACTACCTCTCCCAACtccagaggagaaaatgaaacaagatgCCCAAGTGATTTCTTCTTGCATTATCCCCATCAATGTCACTG GAGTTGGTTTTGACAGAGAGGCTAGTATACGCTGCTCTCTTGTTCATTCACAATCTGTACTACAGCGGAGACGAAagttgaggaggaggaaaaccatCTCTGGCATCCCCAGAAGAGTGCAACAAGAAATAG ATTCAGACGAGTCGCCGGTGGCAAGAGAGCGCAATGTGATTGTGCATGCAAACCCAGACTTCTCCGGCTCCGGCAGCAGGAGGTCGGGGACCCGGGACTCAGAGTGCCAGACAGAAGAAATCCTGATAGCTGCTCCCTCCCGGCGGCGAATCCGCGCCCAGAGGGGGCAGAGCATCGTCGCCTCCCTCTCCCACTCTGCCGGCAACATCTTGGTGCTGGCGGACAACGGGGATGCCGTCTTCGCTGCCGCTGTAAGCAACCGCATCCGCTCGCGGAGCCTTCCTCGCGAGGGTGCCCGGGCCAGCGAGGGCCATCAGGATGCCACCACCAAGAGTGCAGGGTACGAAGCGGAGCGCTTCCTAGCTGGCCAGGAGAGAATCCCgaaaaaggggaaggaggtcTTGAGCAAGCAGGGTTCACAAGAGCGCCAGCCCATCGGTTTAACTTGTCCTCAGCACCTGCACAGCCCCGAACACAGCATCGGCGAGAGGGGGAGATCGCGGCTGTCAAGGATGGCCGATTCGGGCAGCTGCGAGATTTCGTCCAACTCGGACACCTTTGGGAGCCCCATTCACTCTATCTCCACGGCAGGAGTCCTGCTCAGCAGCCACATGGACCAGAAAGATGACCACCAGTCCTCCAGTGGCAACTGGAGTGGGAGCAGCTCCACGTGTCCCTCCCAGACGTCCGAAACcattcctcctgctgcctctcctcccctgaCGGGCTCTTCACACTGTGACTCCGAGCTGTCGCTCAACACCGCTCCCAATGCCAACGAGGACTCCAGCGTCTTCATCACAGAGCAGTTTGGTGACCATGCAGACAAGGTCAGGGGCCACAGGGCAAGCTCCTTCACCTCCACCGTGGCAGATTTACTGGATGACCCCAACAACAGCAACACGAGCGACAGCGAGTGGAACTACCTGCACCATCACCACGACGCCTCCTGTCGCCAGGACTTCAGCCCCGAGCGCCCAAAGGCCGACAGCCTGGGATGCCCCAGCTTCACCAGCATGGCCACCTACGACAGCTTCCTCGAAAAGACCCCCTCTGACAAGGCAGACACTAGCTCACACTTTTCTGTGGATACCGAAGGATACTATACCTCCATGCACTTTGACTGCGGTCTCAAGGGTAATAAAAGCTATATTTGCAACTATGCAGCTGCGAGCTCTGAGAGCGGCCAGACCGGGAGCGTGACCTCCAGCCTGGCTGACTGCACCTGGCAGGAGTGCGTGAGCCACAGGAGGCAGGGACGGCAGAGCATCTCACTGAAGAAACCAAAGGCAAAGCCAGCCCCACCAAAACGCAGCTCGTCTTTGAGGAAATCGGAGGGCAGCACCGACCTTCCTGACAAGAAAGAACCAAAGATCGGCAGCGGGCAGCACGTCTCTCACACCGCCAGGGAGATGAAGCTGCCCCTTGAGTTTTCAAACATGCCTTCCCGAGTGGAAGGCCCCAACCTGCCAGCCAAGCAGGAGCTCCCCTGGGCGAACCAGGGTGATGGCGGGTTAAAGGACACTCCATTTGACACCGCTGACATCCCCTCCTTTAAAGATGAAGGTGCTGAACAACCTCACTATGCAGACCTCTGGCTTCTGAACGACTTGAAATCCAGCGATCCTTACAGGTCCTTGTCCAATTCGAGCACTGCTACGGGTACTACAGTCATAGAGTGCATCAAGTCACCGGAGAGCTCCGAATCCCAGACGTCCCAGTCTGGCTCACGAGCCAccaccccatccctcccttcGGTCGATAACGAGTTTAAGCTGGCCTCCCCCGAGAAGCTGGCAGGGTTAGCCTCGCCCTCCAGCGGGTACTCCAGCCAGTCGGAGACGCCCACCTCGTCTTTTCCGACCGCTTTCTTTTCGGGACCCTTGTCTCCAGGGGGGAGCAAGAGGAAGCCGAAAGTACCGGAGAGGAAGTCGTCGCTGCAGCAGCCGCTCTCGAAAGATGGCACCGCCTCGGTGAGCAAAGACCTCGAACTTCCGATTATACCTCCTACTCACCTCGACCTAAGTGCTCTTCACAATGTCCTGAGCAAGCCCTTCGCTCACAGGCACCAGCTGCATGCCTTCAGCCACAGCAAGCAGAGCGCGGTCGGGGAAGCCCTGCATCCcagccctccctctgccctcGCCATCACGCCCTCCGTTCTCAAGTCTGTCCACCTCCGGGCAGTCAACAAGCCTGAAGGAGGGAAACAGAAGGGCAGCGCCCCAGACCTGCTCTGCATACAGGAGACCGCCTTGATGGCGACCGACATTTCTCCGGGCAAAGCGAGGCCGCTCTTAGCTAAGAAACCAGTGTCGCGCCAGTACTCCACGGAGGAGGCCATAATGTCGTACATTGACGCCTCCCCAGCAGAAGGGGGCCCCGGAAAGCCGCCTTTAGAGAAAAGCTCCTCTTTCAGCGGGCAGAATAGCTGTGAGCGAGACGCTGTAACTTCAGCAAGCGTGGGTCTGGTTGAAATCAAACCCGGGAAGGACCAAACACACCTGGCCGCTGAGTGCTTGCCAGAAAGTGCTCTAAATCAGACGTGTGCCGTCTCCACGGACGGGCTTCAGAAGGGCTCAGCTGTCCTCACAGGTGACGACGAAGCAAAAAAACCCGGCCAGGGAGCAGAAACAGAGCACGACCTTCAGCAAGCGCAGGCTCAGCGAGAGCTCTCCGCAGGTGGCGAGGGGAGGCTGGAAGCGGGGCCTGCAGGCGAAAGCCCAGGTCAGGCTGAGGGAGCGGCCGTCGGCGATCAGCTTAAGCACCAACCTGATGTAAGCCACCATGTGCCTGGGAATATCGGCTACGAAGCAGAGACGGCAGCAGCAAATTCACTTGGCGAAGCGAGTTGCAAGCAGGAAAACAATATCGTATCAGGTATCCCAACCAAAAGTGCCTCTGATGACGGCAGGGCGGATGAGATGGCGGGCGGCATGGACGAGCCTTCGCTGAAAG AGTCTTCTCCAAGCGACGAGTCCATCGTGTCTCCGCTGAGTGAGGAGTTGCAGGCTGATGCTGAGGATGTCTTTGTGTCTCCAAACAAACCCCGCACTACGGAGGATCTGTTTGCAGTCATTCACAG ATCAAAAAGGAAAGTTCTCGGGAGAAAGGATTCTGGAGACCTTTCCATAAGAAACAAATTGAGAGCTTCGTCTGGGACTAGCAGCCAgccccccaccagcagcacgCTGCCTGCCAGCAACGTGCCACCGGCCGGCAGTGTGGGCACTCCCATCAGCAGTCAGAGGTCTCCCGGGCTCATATACAGGAATGCCAAAAAGTCCAACACATCCAATGAGGAGTTTAAACTACTGCTCCTTAAAAAGGGCAGCCGATCCGATTCCAGCTACAGGATGTCCGCCACGGAAATTCTGAAAAGTCCTATTTTGCCCAAGTCTCCCGGAGAGCTGACGGCGGATGCCCCTCAAAGTTTAGAGGAGTCTCCCCCTGCG